The Portunus trituberculatus isolate SZX2019 chromosome 27, ASM1759143v1, whole genome shotgun sequence DNA window ACCAAGGATTGAATGTATAGCCTTACTCTTATTTGGTCAAGTTTACACTTCACCAAAAGTTGTTACGGGTACTGCCAAGACGAGGATAATATTATTCCGGCACTATTCGTGCCCAGCTTCACACCTATCTTAGAGCCAGACAGGCAGCTTATAACGTTCTCTCTGCCTAACACTATACTTAACAAAACACCAAGGTAAATCCTAATctcagagaaagaagagaaagttaggaaataagatagaaatacCTCCATCTGCATTTCTTATGCACGCTACATTCCGCCCACCCCCCGCCCTCCCAAGCTCAATAtcaagagagcagactgggcaaccttTAGTGGAGTTGCCGacgtggatatatctggcgaggacattgacacAATGGTCATCAATGCAACACAATCAATATCACACGCCGCCgaggcttgtattccgaagacttctgcagttCTTACTAAGCATGGAAtctcatggtggacaacggattgcAGACAAGCACTTAATGagcgcaatagacgatacaggtaTTTCAGTCAGCACCCGTCAAGCaaatttcatagcctataaaaaggcaagggctcaggcaaggaaagtcatTCGTACtgcaaagaaagactcattcagacAGTTTATACCAACAGTAAACCATACCACACCCCTCTCACAAGTATGGAAAACAATCAACATttctaaacaataaaaaaaaccttatATCCCCATCACAACAATCAAAGTAAACAACATTTTATTAGATAACAAAGCTGACATAGCAAACACAATTAATAGCCCATTTTCATCAGGCCAGCAGCTCCACCTACTAtgaccctgccttccttcctcgtaaAGAGGCTGCTAAACTCACTGTCCGAAACTTTGCCATGGGAGGCGTAAACTCGGACTACAACACGGAGGTTACGTTATATGAACTCCTCTTAGCCCTGAAATACTGTAAAGGCCGCAGTTCCAGTTCAGACACTATTTCACATAGCATACTgtggtgttgggtagctgtcGGGACAGTACAGCCATGAAGGAGAAGGTTCTTCATAGAAACACGTACTAACTGTAGTAGGTGTATTCAagcagaggaacacagagaaagcctTGGAAGGACCCCCGTACGCGTGCCTGCCTTGGAGACGCCAGCAAGACTGAGGCTTATGTAGGGTTGCCAGGCGTACTCAGAGGTACAGGGAATACATatgatacattacattacatacccacacctccctcccccctcacgcTCGTAGCACTGTCTCGAGCGGAACTCTTTTCCATGAGCCGCTGGGAACGACGTGGGGCAACTGGGGGGAGCAAGTAAAGCAGACGGACTTTTCTCGTCTGACCAAGGGACCACAGGGATATGGTGGGGAGGATCATCACCATGGAGCGGCACTGGGCGTAGGAGACGGCGGTTGCGTCGCCAGACACGTCCGCTGGGGAGACGAACATCATATTCCCTGTTCCTGCTGCAGCCCATGACCACACCGACCTTATCCCAGCGGAGAGACACAGGGTCCTGGATGCGGACTGTGGCTCCAATGCACAGCTTGGGGAGGGGCCTAGCGTGCTGGTCATAGTGAGCCTGCACCTGTTCAGCTCGGGCGGCAGCGCGGCGGTCGCATTCCTCCGTCTTGGTCTGCCAGTCCGCGGAGAAGGACTCTGGGTGGGCAGGGACGCAGGACCGAAGAGGGTGGCCATAGAGGTGTTGCGAAGGGGACCGTCCTGTATAGTTGGGAGAGTTACGCAGCTCCAGGAGACCTCTGGCAAACTCCTCCGTATTAATGTTGCCGGAGGGGGCTGTCTTCAAGATGAGATGCTTCACCGACTTGACAGCCGCCTCAGCATGGCCATTAGACTGGGGATAGTGCGGCGAAGTCACTATGTGGTGAACACCCCAGCGCTCCATGAAGTTTTGGAAGTCTGCACTGGCAAACTGGGGCCCGCCATCAGTGCGGAGACGGAGGGGGACACCCACTTCCCGGAAATAGCGGCAGAACATCTGCATGGtgcgtgtggctgtggtgtccGCACCACATGGGACGACCACAGGCCATCCCGAGAGTCTATCCGCAATGACAAGAAAGGACTTGCCAGCGACTGTGAAGAAGTCTGCGGAGACGGACTCAAAGGGCCTGGATGGGTTGTCGTCGCACATCAGGGGTTTCTGTTGTTGGCTCGGCTGGAGGACTTGACATGGTTCACAGGCACGAACAGTATTGGCGATGTCAGAGTCAATGCCAGGCCAGAAAACAGTCTGCCTCGCCCGACGGCGGGTGGCTTCCACACCGCGGTGGCTGTCGTGGAGACGAGCAAGGGTGCGGCGGCGGAGAGCTACAGGAACAACGATCCTCTGGCCATAGAGGACAAGCTCCCCATCTGCGTAGAGGTGATCGCGGAGCTTCCAGTAGGGAAGTAGGGAACTGTGGAGCTCGTACCGGTTGGACGGGAAGCCAGATGTCACGCAGGCGGTGAGGTGGGCATATGACGGGTCTGCCTTCGCTGCTGCTCTGAACTTCTGGAGCGTCCGATCGGcgtcatggtgtggtgtgttttggtcggAGGCTTCAGCGTTGGCAGCTACGACACACCGCAGgtgggcagtggcagcagtgcacgCCATCTCGTCCTCAGGAGTGTGGTGGCTGACTGAGGCTCTCAACAGAGCATCTGGGATGCGTAGCAACTTCCCGGCGCGCCATACGGCTGTGAAGAGGTAGGGCGAGATTTTCTCCTTCAGACGCTGGAGACGGGGATTCTCGATCGCGTCCAAAGTGTAGGCATTCAGGATCGGGACCAGTGGCCGATGGTTCGTCATCAGCGTGAAGTGCTGTAGGCCTATGAGGTAGAGCCGACACTTGGACATGGCCCATACAACGGCAAGCAGCTCGAGCTCAATGGTGGCGTAGCGCGTCTCAGCGTCAGTGAGGAAGCGTGAGCCACATTAAACTAGTCGTGTGCATCCTTAGCCGTGATCTTGTAGGAGAGCGTACCCAATCCCATGAAGGCGGGAGGCATCCGTCTGGAGGACGACTGGTAGCGCTGGATCAAAGTGGGCCAGAACAGGCGGCTGGAGAAGCACCGACTTGACATGGTTGAAGGCTTCATCATGGTCCGCTGTCCAAGTGAACGTCCGTTTAGGGCTCAAGAGAGGGCGGAGAAGCTGGGCTGCGGCTGCTATGTCCGGGGTGAACTCTGACAGCTGATTCACTAAGCCCATAAAGGAGCGGAGGTCAGTCAAGTTCGCGGGCGTAGGAAAGTCCCGGATTGCACTGACGCTGTCTTCGCCTGCAGAGATGCCAGAGGGGGAGAGGTTGTAGCCACAGAATCGGACCTGAGGCTCGGCAACTGAAAACTTGTCCTTGTTGAGGGTGATCTCGTGCTCTCTGCATCTGCTGAGCATCTGATGAATCCTCTGCAAGTGTGTGGGGAAGTCATCATCAAAGAGAAGAATGTCGTCCACCACCTTGACACAATTCTCCAACCCTTGGAGTGCCAAGTCGCCGCGGTGCCAGTAGGCGTCACCAGTAGCTGCGAAGCCCATGGGGCCTCGGCAATGCCTAAACCGGCCGAACGGGGTGATGAAAGTTGTGAGGTGGCGATCCTTCTCGTCAAGTACCAACTGCCAGTACCCACACAGAGCATCTGCTGTCGTGAAGAAGCGGGATGACGGAGTGACTCTGCGGACAGCGGCGTAAGGTGTTGGTGCTGGGTGAGCTGGGCGAGAAACCTGGCTATTGAGCTTTGTGAGGTCCACCGTGATGCGAACTCCCTTGTCCTTAGCCACGACGACCAAGGGGTGACACCAGGCAGACGGCTCATCGCCGGCAGGCTCAATTATCCCTTGACGCACCATGGAGTCCAGCTCATCCTTGACTTGCTGCTGGAATGCGAAGGGGATTTGTCGTGGTGTGTGAATGGCGAACGGTGTAGCGCCCTCCTTCAGGTGGATCTGCATGGGCTGTGCGACCATGGGCTTCAGGGGAGCCTTCCTCAGATCCTCCTTGGAGAGAAGTACGTCTGAAAACTCACGAAGGAAGTACTCCTTTGCAGCAGATGGAGACGTGATGTCAGGAGGGGCCGCTCGCTGCACCGGTTAACATGCTTGACCTTGAGAATCGGCTTCGGGAACTCCGGGGAGATGATGGCCAGTTCCTTGCAGTGGCCATAGGAAAGGAGTGGGGTCTGGACGCCATCGTGAACTTGGATCTGGGCGATGCAAGACTTTTGCCCGAGCCGTAAGGTAGCTTGAAAACATCCCAGGGCAGGTGCCATCTCTGAACCGTCCGCCGTCAGCGTGTGCACGAGAGGTAGAGGCTATAGGCTGTCCCTGGGGATTTGAAGAATGCGGAGGTGTCGCTGGCCAATGACTGTGACGTCCGCGCCTGTATCTGGCAGCATTTGGAGGTGGGAAGTGGATCCTCCATGCgtcaggtgaatacacacaggtTTAGGAGTCATGGCCTCAGACGCTGGGCTGCGAGTCACACTGCGGCAGGAGCTCTTCTTCTGTGACGTAGCGTGAGAGCTGCTCTGGCTGTGAGTCGCATTTGTTAACCTGCAGCACTTGTCGTAATGCCCAGTCTTTTTACAGGCACTACATTGAGTGTCTTTGGCAGGGCACCTGACAGTCTTTGCCCAATGGCCCTTGCGTCCGCAGTTGCTACAGGTGCTGTCGACAGCTGGGCACTGACCATATGAGTGCCGGCGGGAGCAACACTGGCAGGATTGGGACACGTCAACGGCTGCAGGCTTCCCTCGCTGTTCCGAAGGCGGTTGCTGAAGTGAGGAGGCGGCCTTGTCACGTCGCTTTCCCCATCTGTAGGCAGAGATGGAGAACAGCTGACTTGGAGACGACTGGATGGCGGATGCTGTGTTCCGGGCGGCCTCATACGAGCGGCAGCAGGTGACCAGGTCCTGGAGAGGGGCACCTGAGTCCATAGAGATGAGGCGTTGAACGAGCTCCTCCTCTCTGATGCCCATGAGCAAAACCATCATCAGCTGGGTCTCAGCACAAGTCACTGGATCACCGGAGCAAAGGTCGACCTCTTCAGCAAGGTTTTTCAGGCGGACATAGAAATCAGAAAAAGACTCACCCACTGCCTGTTTGCagcacaggagttcacggcggcggAGAGCCTCGTTACGTTGACTCTTGAAGTGGGATTGCAACACATCGAGGACTTCATCCACGGCTAACAGTGTGTCAGGAGCGATCCCGAGAGTGTGTTCAAGAGTCCTCTGAACCTCCAGGGAAACAGACATCCGTAGCTGGATCAACTGCTTTTCTCTGGGAAGGCGCTGCAGATCAATCATGACTGAGAAATCATGCCACCGGCGACGCCATTGCCTGAACATCTGGTAGGTGGCGTCGGCTTGCAGGATGGGCGGACTCTGAGCCACAGGTTTGCCCGTGGCGGGGCCTGCTGTGGACGTAGGAGTCGCAGTCACAGTGACGGGTGGTGCAGCGGCTGTAACGGCAGTCACGGCGGGAAGTGGCAGGGTGGCAACTGTTGGAACAGCTGTCACGAGAGCCGGCGGGGCGGCGACTGTTGGAGCATCTGTCATGGCAGGCAAGGCAGTGACGGGAGTAGCACTCGCTGCAACAGGTGTAGTCCCCACGAGACCAGTGACTGCAGGCTGATAGGCTGGGGCGAAAGGGCTGAGTGTTGGTAAGGGAACAGGTAAGCGGGATGGAGACGGCTGGTGTTGGGCTGGCGATGCCTGAACTGACGACAGTTGTAGCAGTGCCATGAAACGCTCGTTGTCATCCCTGCGTCTCATTtcctctgcttcccttcttGACTCCTCTGCTCGccgcctttcctcatcctcctgtctTCTACGCAAATCAGCTGACAGACGTGATTCCTCCAAGCATTTGATGAGGTGAAGAACGGTACCGTCTTGATGCGCGGGAGGAGACTGGTGGGGTTGAGGCGAGGAGTGGGGCAGGTGGGGGGTGAGTAGCGGCGGGCCCAAGGGTAAGCCACGCGGACTCCCCCGGGGACTGGCTTCGTCGTCTGAAAACTGAAGAGTTTCCTGCTGGTGTTCGGTGTCGCTGCACTCGGGCGAAGGATGCGGGAGCGACATGATGAACAAGGAGAACCCGTGAAAGGACAGGAAGCATCCCCACAATCAATAGAGAAACCCGTGAACAGCTGGGTTTTATATAAAGTTAATGCAAGagagtgcgcgtgtgtgtgtggcagtatcTGGCAACTCGGTCGTCGGTACTGTGCGTGTCGCTCCCCGCAAGGAAGGCACCGCCACCTGACCACCTCAGTTACCCGCTGCGCGCTGGACGAGGGGAATGTGATGCTGCAAGGTCTGTCTCCCGCCAAGGGTGTAGCGTCCCTTGTGAGCGGCGAGGGGAGACTAGAACGCAAAACACTGCACGCAAAGGCACGACACCGCACACACTGTCACAGCACTGCGCACACAACACTAGGCACTGCACGCACTGTCACAAGAGTCACTGAAGCTCCGTAAAACCCAGGGAAGGGCGTGAAGAGGCAGTGGAGTCCCTGCTGGCGCGGCGGCGATGGCGTCGGGAAGACTCGTGATGctactcactgcgccatgtggtgttgggtagctgtcGGGACAGTACAGCCACGAAGGAGAAGGTTCTTCATAGAAACACGTACTAACTGTAGTAGGTGTATTCAagcagaggaacacagagaaagcctTGGAAGGACTCCCGTACGCGTGCCTGCCTTGGAGACGCCAGCAAGACTGAGGCTTACGTAGGGTTGCCAGGCGTACGATAATCAGAGGTACAGGGAATACATAATGACACATTACCTTACATACCCACACATACTACAAAAGCTCGGCCACCATTTCCTCTAAAAATTATTCACGCTTTACTACACAATCTGAACCCCCAGCATCTTCCGTCAGTCCTGGCATTTCGTTCACACCATCACAATTCCTAAAAAGACGGACGCCTTAcggaccccagtgcgtttcgtTTTATTTTGCTCACGAGCTGTCATGTAAGGTCATGGAACTTATGATAAAGTGAaaccttcttttttgttttagaagcgaagggtTTGTTAGGTAGGTGATCAACAGTCGGGTtttcggaagtaccgaagcATACTGGATCACCTAACAAacctggagcattgcatttcagaggcaTCTGTTTCtagacatccacaaagccttcgacatgacatggcTACACAGTATGctcatgaaactctacgctattggcttcagaggtaacttgcccatttttgtttataattttcttcagaacagaacattctctgtcaagcttcctggtaacgtaatctcggacgtttCCGTCCAGGAGAACGGAGTGCCGCAGGGTAGTGTccttagtcccattttattttgtattatgattaatgatattctgtcatCAACTCCTGTCCCCAGGAATCTTTAATACTCATTGTACGCTGATGACTGTGTGTTATGGCACTCCTCACCTAATGCAAAGTTCTCAACGGATGCTCTTGATTCCGCCCAACATTGATCCTCGCTGTAGGGATTTAAGTTCTCcgttgctaagtgtatcggtgttgtttttACTAGACGCAACGTGCCTGATTTGGATttaactcttcaaggccaaccgataccTTTTCAAAATTCAACCAAGCATTTTGACATTAGACTCAATTGGACGTCTCATATTAATCAAATGCTAATTCGTTGccttaaaaataaatcaatgtgctcaaatacctttctgatatttcatggggagcagacaaaaaatctttattaatggtgaaCAAGTCCTTAATTCATTCTCACTTACACTATGGGTCACcggtgtatgggtctgcgtcggaaccaacactgaaGAGGCTAGATGTATCATAGAATGAATGTGTACGAATGTGTCTTGGGgccctgcgctgcactcgtgtgATGCTAATGGAGGTTGAGGCCAACATACCACCGCTACATATCCGATGCGAcgcccttttttttatcctatagGATAAAACCCTCCCGAAAGATTCCCCTCGGTAACACAGCAAGCAAAATCATATGGCAGTACCACCGCCTCCACACAGCTGTCCGCCGTCCAGTCTCAGCCTGACTCCACACGCTCTGCCAAAACACGAGCGTGAGACTGAACGTGGTGGACCACATCGTGCATGCCCCGTGGAGaagtcccaccaccaccttcatcaccaacTGGCTTCGTTACCGAGGGTGAGCTCCAACAACACTTGTGGgccctcgtcgctggcctccctccatccctacatctttACACTAAaggctccaagacaggtgaatgtgtagGTGCAAGTGTGTGGTCGTATGAATGTTCCCTCAGGTTCCGACTGCCTACCCATACATTGgtgttttctgctgaaatttttgctattgacaaagccatagattatgctttaaatttacattataattaaattgtcttattttttcggactctatgtcGGCCCTTCAGGCAACAGAGTCCGGCCACaaggatacaaatgaaatccagggcaacatcattaataagctgaattcatgtaaaatctttctctctttctcttgtccttgctggcctaaaccctcggaaggcttatggacctgatggggtccctcctattgttctcaaaaactgtgcttccgtgcttgcaccttgcctagccaaactcttccaactttgtctatcgacttctacctttccttcctgctggaagttcgcctacattcaacctgttcctaaaaagggtgaccgttctaactcctcaaactaccgtcctatagctttaatctcttgcttgtctaaagtttttgaatctatcctgaataggaagattctcaaacatctgtcacttcacaatcttctgtctgatcgccagtatggcttccgtcaaggtcgctctactggtgatctggctttccttactgagtcttggtcatcctctttttagagatttcggtgaaacttttgctgttgcgttagacatatcaaaagcttttgatagagtctggcataaagctttgatttcaaaactgtcctcctacggcttctatccttctctctgcaactttatctcaagtttcctttccgaccgctttattgctgctgtggtagacggctactgttcttctcctaaatctattaatagtggtgttcctcagggttctgtcctgtcacccactctctttctattattcattaatgaccttcttaaccaaacttcttgccctatccactcctacgctgatgataccaccctacatctttccacgttctttcagagacgatcaacccttcaggaagtcaacagatcacgcggggacgccacggaacgcctgacttccgatctttctaagatttccgattggggcagagaaaatctagtagttttcaatgcctcaaaaactcaattcctccatctatcaactcgacacaaccttccagacaacaatcccctcttcttcaatgacactcaactgtctccctctttcacaatgaatatcctcggtctgtcctttgctcataatcttaactggaaacttcacatctcatctcttgctaaaccagcttctatgaagttaggtgttctgaggcgtctccgccagtttttcttgcccctccaactgcttactctgtataagggccttatccgtccctgtatggagtactcttcgcatgtttgaggggttccagtcacacagttttgcttgatagggtggaatcga harbors:
- the LOC123509838 gene encoding uncharacterized protein LOC123509838, with protein sequence MSKCRLYLIGLQHFTLMTNHRPLVPILNAYTLDAIENPRLQRLKEKISPYLFTAVWRAGKLLRIPDALLRASVSHHTPEDEMACTAATAHLRCVVAANAEASDQNTPHHDADRTLQKFRAAAKADPSYAHLTACVTSGFPSNRYELHSSLLPYWKLRDHLYADGELVLYGQRIVVPVALRRRTLARLHDSHRGVEATRRRARQTVFWPGIDSDIANTVRACEPCQVLQPSQQQKPLMCDDNPSRPFESVSADFFTVAGKSFLVIADRLSGWPVVVPCGADTTATRTMQMFCRYFREVGVPLRLRTDGGPQFASADFQNFMERWGVHHIVTSPHYPQSNGHAEAAVKSVKHLILKTAPSGNINTEEFARGLLELRNSPNYTGRSPSQHLYGHPLRSCVPAHPESFSADWQTKTEECDRRAAARAEQVQAHYDQHARPLPKLCIGATVRIQDPVSLRWDKVGVVMGCSRNREYDVRLPSGRVWRRNRRLLRPVPLHGDDPPHHIPVVPWSDEKSPSALLAPPSCPTSFPAAHGKEFRSRQCYEREGGGRCGYVM